One window of Planctomycetia bacterium genomic DNA carries:
- a CDS encoding FeoB-associated Cys-rich membrane protein yields the protein MNPLIEMSLVAVCIAAAVIYLVRRIVSSMRRSALSGCGGSCRCEAGSPDEQDRLGKRIELVELGGLRGIGPGKGTRP from the coding sequence ATGAATCCGTTGATTGAAATGTCGCTGGTCGCGGTTTGCATCGCCGCAGCCGTGATCTATCTGGTGAGGCGTATCGTCTCCAGCATGCGAAGGTCGGCGCTGTCCGGTTGCGGCGGCTCCTGTCGTTGCGAAGCCGGGTCACCCGATGAGCAGGACCGGCTCGGCAAACGGATTGAGCTCGTCGAACTCGGCGGACTTCGCGGCATCGGCCCTGGAAAGGGGACGCGCCCTTAA
- a CDS encoding SDR family oxidoreductase has product MLRGQTAVVTGAGRGIGRAIARRLAAAGAHVAITSRTAEQLHETQKCIERDNGRVLSIVADVTREEDVERLFAETAEVLGPVKILINNAGISPVAKIEEMEPHLFDTLVCTNIRSVFLCTRAVWDGMVKSGGGSIVNISSVSAYDPFPGLAAYGGAKAFVTTYSKGLAEEGRPRGIRVYCVAPGAVETDMLRGAFPEFPEDQVLQPEDVASLVELLLMPGARYSSGQSITIRKS; this is encoded by the coding sequence TTGCTCAGAGGACAAACGGCGGTTGTCACGGGAGCGGGACGGGGCATCGGTCGCGCCATTGCGCGTCGGCTCGCTGCCGCCGGCGCTCACGTTGCCATCACCTCCCGAACGGCCGAGCAGCTTCACGAGACTCAGAAGTGCATCGAGCGCGACAACGGCCGCGTGCTCTCGATTGTGGCGGACGTCACCCGTGAGGAAGATGTCGAGCGGCTTTTCGCCGAGACGGCCGAAGTCCTGGGACCGGTGAAGATCCTGATCAACAATGCGGGGATATCTCCGGTCGCCAAGATCGAGGAGATGGAGCCGCATCTCTTCGATACCCTGGTATGCACCAACATTCGAAGCGTATTTCTCTGCACGCGCGCGGTATGGGACGGAATGGTCAAGAGCGGCGGCGGCTCGATTGTCAACATTTCTTCGGTCTCCGCGTACGATCCGTTTCCCGGCTTGGCGGCCTACGGCGGGGCAAAGGCATTTGTCACGACCTACTCCAAAGGACTGGCGGAAGAGGGGCGGCCGCGCGGGATACGCGTTTATTGCGTGGCCCCCGGCGCCGTTGAGACGGACATGCTTCGCGGGGCATTTCCCGAGTTCCCTGAGGATCAGGTTCTACAGCCGGAAGATGTGGCGTCCCTGGTGGAGCTGCTGCTGATGCCCGGCGCGCGGTATTCGTCAGGGCAGTCGATCACGATTCGCAAGTCTTAA